In Rhodanobacter humi, the following are encoded in one genomic region:
- a CDS encoding MFS transporter — translation MNAVASPQPAAVAPGRLIYLTIFVLSFVDFLQSGMTAFAAGPIMGEVGITPEDFSLVAAAYAAVAILMISMQRWFVERFGGRPCIQGALVVLMVGDALSAGSSDFATFLAGRLVMAVGGGALFTSSRMIIHHCLAGPRRFAGVKALASSVALGIAAAPWLAAVMVSNATWNAIYWLLAAVAALAFVLAGLTLPREALLPSGQQRAEPDPWQQFLLVGGSFMLLYALQRLYYDYYGDRGWTLLLLGAAVAALLIYARRQHTTERPLLALRHMLHARYVAGVLLFMFGYLMLGANNYVIPVMLQRTLGYSWETVGHFQALGFLFAMLTWLVMSRALPRWPAPRKFLVVGFLSLAGFGWLMGRLTLSANLWLHILPALALYSVFLLTVLPTAAMQTFRQLEFDEAVFSNGQQLKNMLGQAGIAFGITLATLGQQWRTAVHYGVLNTWITPDAPRYVDAVRHVQAALAGTLGAGPATQVATASVARQLAQQAALLANIDHFHALELLGLSGIVVTLVQRVLR, via the coding sequence CTTCAGCCTGGTCGCGGCGGCCTACGCGGCCGTGGCGATCCTGATGATCTCGATGCAGCGCTGGTTCGTGGAGCGCTTCGGCGGGCGTCCCTGCATCCAGGGCGCCCTGGTGGTGCTGATGGTGGGCGACGCGCTGTCGGCCGGCAGCAGTGACTTCGCCACCTTCCTTGCCGGCCGCCTGGTAATGGCGGTGGGCGGCGGCGCGCTGTTCACCTCGTCGCGCATGATCATCCACCACTGCCTGGCTGGCCCCCGGCGCTTCGCCGGAGTGAAGGCGCTGGCCAGCAGCGTGGCGCTGGGCATCGCCGCGGCGCCCTGGCTGGCGGCCGTCATGGTGTCGAACGCGACCTGGAACGCGATCTACTGGCTGCTGGCGGCGGTCGCCGCATTGGCCTTCGTGCTGGCCGGGCTCACGCTGCCGCGCGAGGCCTTGCTGCCGTCGGGACAGCAGCGCGCCGAGCCCGACCCATGGCAGCAGTTCCTGCTGGTCGGCGGCAGCTTCATGCTGCTCTACGCGCTGCAGCGCCTGTACTACGACTACTACGGCGACCGCGGCTGGACCCTGCTGTTGCTGGGCGCCGCGGTGGCCGCGCTGCTGATCTATGCGCGTCGCCAGCACACCACAGAACGCCCGCTGCTGGCGTTGCGCCACATGTTGCACGCCCGCTACGTCGCGGGTGTCCTGCTCTTTATGTTCGGTTACCTGATGCTTGGGGCGAACAACTACGTGATTCCCGTGATGCTGCAGCGGACGCTGGGCTACTCGTGGGAGACGGTCGGGCATTTCCAGGCGCTCGGCTTCCTGTTCGCCATGCTGACCTGGCTGGTGATGTCGCGCGCACTGCCGCGCTGGCCGGCGCCGCGGAAATTCCTGGTTGTCGGCTTTCTCTCCCTGGCCGGCTTCGGCTGGCTGATGGGGCGGCTCACGCTGTCGGCCAACCTGTGGCTGCACATCCTCCCGGCGCTGGCGCTGTACAGCGTGTTCCTGCTCACCGTGCTGCCCACCGCCGCCATGCAGACCTTCCGGCAACTCGAGTTCGACGAGGCGGTCTTCTCCAACGGCCAGCAACTGAAGAACATGCTGGGGCAGGCCGGCATCGCGTTTGGCATCACCCTGGCCACACTGGGGCAGCAGTGGCGCACCGCGGTGCACTACGGCGTGCTCAATACCTGGATCACGCCAGACGCCCCGCGCTACGTCGATGCCGTGCGGCATGTGCAGGCCGCCTTGGCCGGGACACTCGGTGCCGGCCCGGCGACGCAAGTCGCCACGGCTAGCGTGGCGCGCCAGCTGGCCCAACAGGCGGCGCTGCTGGCGAATATCGACCACTTCCATGCCCTGGAACTGTTGGGGTTGTCGGGCATCGTGGTGACGCTCGTCCAGCGGGTACTGCGGTGA
- the wrbA gene encoding NAD(P)H:quinone oxidoreductase → MAKVLVLYYSTYGHIEAMANAIAEGARSTGATVDIRRVPETVPPEVARKARFKLDQAAALADIATLPDYDAIIVGTGTRFGRIASQMAAFLDQAGGLWARGALHGKVGGAFSCSSTQHGGQETTLFSIITNLLHFGMVIVGLPYSHTGQMTLDEIVGGAPYGATTVAGGDGSRQPTAIELSGARHQGELVARTAAKLAG, encoded by the coding sequence ATGGCCAAGGTACTGGTGTTGTACTACTCGACCTACGGGCACATCGAAGCGATGGCGAATGCCATCGCCGAAGGCGCGCGCTCGACAGGCGCCACGGTGGATATCCGCCGCGTGCCGGAAACCGTGCCGCCGGAGGTCGCACGGAAGGCGCGCTTCAAGCTCGACCAGGCGGCGGCGCTGGCCGACATCGCCACGCTGCCGGACTACGACGCCATCATCGTCGGCACGGGCACGCGCTTCGGTCGCATCGCATCGCAAATGGCGGCGTTTCTCGACCAGGCTGGCGGCCTCTGGGCGCGCGGCGCACTGCACGGCAAGGTCGGTGGAGCCTTCAGTTGCAGCTCCACCCAGCACGGCGGGCAGGAAACCACGTTGTTCTCGATCATCACCAACCTGCTGCATTTCGGCATGGTGATCGTCGGCCTGCCGTACAGCCACACGGGACAGATGACGCTGGACGAAATCGTCGGTGGCGCGCCCTATGGCGCGACCACCGTGGCCGGCGGCGACGGCTCGCGCCAACCCACCGCGATTGAGCTGAGCGGAGCCCGCCACCAGGGCGAGCTGGTGGCGCGCACCGCCGCGAAGCTGGCCGGTTGA